A genomic segment from Candidatus Glassbacteria bacterium encodes:
- the guaB gene encoding IMP dehydrogenase, producing the protein MGKILDYTGLTFDDVMLVPRRSDVLPNETDLSTQFTRKIRLNVPLISAAMDTVTESEMAIAMARSGGVGVIHKNMPIERQAEQVRLVKRSESAIVDNPLTLPPDARLKDACEVMKRHNVSGIPITERDGTLVGIVTHRDMLFEVDMEIPLSELMTSGDDLISVSEGISLEEAQQILHKNRIEKLPIVDSAGKLKALVTVKDLVKRTMFPNSSKDDRGRLIAAAAVGTGSDTVDRAMGLREEEVDVVVVDTAHGHSSKVLEMVGTLRDILSGVELVAGNVATAEAVKDLVGLGVDAVKVGIGPGSICTTRVVAGVGVPQLSAVMSCAEEAARHGVPIIADGGVRYSGDVVKALAAGAQTVMLGSLLAGTEESPGETVLYQGRTFKVYRGMGSLGAMNQGSKDRYAQEDTDSSKLVPEGIEGRVPFKGKVSDTIHQLTGGLRSGMGYCGVRTIAELSSETRFLHCTIQGTRESHPHDVTITREAPNYSLD; encoded by the coding sequence ATGGGTAAGATACTTGATTACACAGGACTTACGTTCGATGATGTAATGCTCGTACCCCGCAGGAGCGATGTTCTGCCCAACGAGACCGACCTGTCAACCCAGTTCACCAGAAAAATCCGCCTCAATGTCCCGCTGATCAGCGCGGCGATGGATACGGTCACCGAGAGCGAGATGGCGATCGCCATGGCCCGCTCCGGCGGCGTGGGCGTGATCCACAAGAATATGCCTATCGAGCGCCAGGCGGAGCAGGTGCGGCTGGTCAAGCGCAGTGAGAGCGCGATAGTCGACAATCCGCTTACCCTGCCGCCGGACGCGCGGCTCAAAGACGCCTGCGAGGTGATGAAGCGCCACAACGTCTCCGGAATCCCGATCACCGAGCGTGACGGGACGCTGGTGGGCATTGTCACCCACCGCGACATGCTGTTCGAGGTCGATATGGAGATCCCGTTGAGCGAGCTGATGACCAGCGGCGACGACCTGATCAGCGTCAGCGAGGGGATCAGCCTCGAAGAAGCACAGCAGATCCTGCACAAGAACAGGATCGAAAAACTGCCGATTGTCGATTCAGCGGGAAAACTCAAGGCGCTGGTGACTGTCAAGGACCTGGTGAAGCGGACCATGTTCCCCAATTCCAGCAAGGACGACAGGGGCCGGCTGATCGCCGCCGCCGCGGTGGGCACCGGCAGCGACACAGTGGACCGCGCCATGGGTCTGCGCGAGGAGGAAGTGGACGTGGTGGTTGTCGACACCGCTCACGGGCACAGCAGCAAGGTGCTGGAGATGGTGGGTACGCTGCGCGATATCCTGAGCGGCGTAGAACTGGTGGCCGGTAATGTCGCCACGGCCGAGGCGGTCAAGGACCTGGTCGGCCTTGGCGTGGATGCGGTCAAGGTCGGGATCGGACCCGGCTCGATCTGCACCACCCGCGTGGTCGCCGGTGTGGGCGTTCCCCAGCTTTCGGCGGTGATGAGCTGCGCCGAGGAGGCCGCCAGGCACGGTGTGCCGATTATTGCCGACGGCGGAGTCCGCTATTCGGGCGACGTGGTCAAGGCGCTGGCGGCCGGGGCGCAGACAGTGATGCTGGGCAGCCTGCTGGCCGGCACCGAGGAAAGCCCCGGCGAAACCGTCCTGTACCAGGGCAGGACGTTCAAGGTTTACCGTGGGATGGGTTCGCTGGGCGCGATGAATCAGGGCAGCAAGGACCGTTACGCCCAGGAGGACACCGATTCATCCAAGCTCGTTCCCGAGGGTATCGAGGGCCGGGTGCCGTTCAAGGGCAAGGTATCGGACACGATTCACCAGCTCACCGGCGGCCTTCGCTCCGGCATGGGCTACTGCGGGGTGAGGACGATCGCTGAACTCAGCTCCGAGACCAGGTTCCTGCACTGCACGATCCAGGGCACCCGGGAGAGCCACCCCCACGATGTGACTATCACCCGCGAGGCGCCGAACTACTCGCTGGACTGA
- a CDS encoding menaquinone biosynthesis protein, translating into MNKVNGHTLRVGEISFTNCENIFYCLKNRCRPDGVSYHRGPPAVLNCMLRAGELDLSLSSSIEYAREAGQYFVLPDFGIGSRGELPSIRLFSRRPLDRLDGCRVGLSAESATTVALCQVILGSLLGYTNEYRTLVTDLGRGMEQVDAMVLIGDKALAADSHADSEDLFSYDLSMLWRQHTGLPFVFALWIVRRDSVDSLAGQLAGFWQALQCAHRELENPTEEMIRQVLEKRPFLTRNSLLAYWDTIAYRLSPRHMEGLRLFYSLAAGAGLISRAPEIELLDPARHCSPA; encoded by the coding sequence ATAAATAAAGTGAACGGACACACTCTTCGCGTTGGCGAGATCAGTTTCACCAACTGCGAAAACATATTCTACTGCCTCAAGAACCGCTGCCGCCCGGACGGTGTCTCCTACCATCGCGGGCCGCCGGCCGTGCTGAACTGCATGCTGCGGGCCGGTGAGCTCGACCTTTCGCTTTCCAGCTCCATCGAATACGCTCGCGAGGCCGGGCAATATTTCGTACTGCCTGATTTCGGGATCGGCTCCAGGGGCGAGTTGCCCAGTATCCGCCTCTTCAGCCGCCGTCCGCTGGACCGTCTCGACGGCTGCCGGGTCGGGCTGTCCGCCGAGAGCGCCACCACTGTCGCCCTCTGCCAGGTGATTCTCGGCAGCCTGCTGGGCTATACCAACGAATACCGCACCCTCGTCACCGATCTGGGGCGCGGCATGGAGCAGGTGGATGCGATGGTGTTGATCGGGGACAAGGCCCTGGCTGCCGATTCACACGCGGACAGCGAGGACCTGTTTTCCTACGACCTCAGCATGCTCTGGCGGCAGCACACGGGGCTGCCGTTCGTGTTTGCGCTCTGGATCGTTCGCAGGGACTCCGTAGACAGCCTGGCAGGGCAGCTTGCCGGGTTCTGGCAGGCCCTTCAGTGCGCGCATCGGGAGCTGGAAAATCCAACTGAAGAAATGATCCGGCAGGTGCTGGAGAAAAGGCCGTTTCTCACCCGCAACTCGCTGCTGGCCTACTGGGACACTATCGCTTACCGCCTGAGCCCGCGGCACATGGAAGGGCTGCGGCTGTTCTATTCGCTGGCCGCCGGGGCGGGACTGATCTCGCGCGCGCCGGAGATAGAGCTGCTCGATCCCGCCAGACACTGTTCCCCCGCCTGA
- the sfsA gene encoding DNA/RNA nuclease SfsA, giving the protein MSVSGQPLVPFDLPLCRGRLIRRYKRFLADVEFEDGRIATVHTPNTGSMKTCSDPGSEVIVSDSGNPKRKLPLTLELVRVAPGEHGWAGVNTSLPNRLVAAAIEAGMVSELTGYARLRREVNVEQGSRLDLMLTDGPGGGRCLVEVKNVTMVSGRAAVFPDAVTERGRRHLQVLARAVERGERAVIFFLVQRPDCEVFSTADSIDPAYGETLREVTSRGVELLAYRSVLGLDGARIESGPMTYVPAPELGGEK; this is encoded by the coding sequence ATGAGCGTATCCGGACAACCGCTCGTGCCGTTCGATTTGCCGCTCTGCCGTGGCAGGCTGATCCGCCGCTACAAGCGTTTCCTGGCCGATGTTGAGTTCGAGGACGGGCGCATAGCCACTGTCCATACGCCCAACACCGGCTCGATGAAGACCTGCAGCGATCCGGGCAGCGAGGTGATTGTATCCGACAGCGGCAACCCCAAGCGCAAGCTGCCGCTCACCCTCGAGTTGGTCCGGGTCGCTCCGGGCGAGCACGGCTGGGCGGGAGTCAACACCTCGCTGCCGAACCGGCTGGTGGCGGCGGCAATCGAAGCGGGCATGGTATCCGAATTGACCGGTTACGCTCGCTTGCGCCGCGAGGTGAACGTGGAGCAGGGCAGCCGGCTGGACCTCATGCTCACTGACGGTCCCGGCGGCGGGCGCTGCCTGGTGGAAGTGAAAAACGTGACGATGGTATCCGGCCGGGCCGCTGTGTTTCCCGACGCGGTTACCGAACGGGGACGCAGGCACCTCCAGGTGCTTGCCCGTGCAGTGGAGCGCGGGGAGCGCGCAGTGATCTTTTTTCTGGTGCAGCGGCCCGACTGTGAGGTATTTTCCACCGCCGACAGTATCGACCCGGCCTACGGCGAGACCCTGCGCGAGGTGACCTCCCGGGGAGTGGAACTGCTGGCCTACCGTTCCGTGCTGGGGCTTGACGGAGCGAGGATCGAGAGCGGCCCAATGACCTACGTACCCGCCCCGGAGCTTGGCGGCGAAAAATGA
- a CDS encoding PKD domain-containing protein, producing the protein MSRKIFLPLFALLLLLGAVSVVSAADELIKARFTVDRHSVRIGEQVNFDAGISSPGEEREMSTYYWQFSGMDRVGVDIHGEQVTHVFNHTGAYTVRLIVENDIGERDQAVAFVEVLPDTDDGLSITSNFEGGKTGVLMASEHDFCFRLEWGGQFYFRLDNCAGKPVSLKIIGYGPNRLQLPSVTPYARDYSFDEKFVMMASTDYMAPDWQPLEDARYTYDEETASLVVEFTPSANSVYLAWAPVYTPGRLEEMLDRWEDREEVEISIIGLSVEGRPVYSMIVTGTDGELEDKKVIAITGNQHAYEMAAGWVIEGIMETLFADNDSSRAMLEQCVFVMVPMVNPDGVFRGGYRYNMNDIDLNRNWNDEALNDWDSALPEPEVATAQRFLREWMADVGRMDFFFDFHCLTAIANNLLMIRAGLDSIQVEVREAQEKFTDLFSKRWQWRRGIDDGLSGGACGWAAEMWAREYGVKSFTPEHCLGWIRRAGGEPMKARPELWRELGADYVWVLREFFRSEE; encoded by the coding sequence ATGAGCCGGAAGATTTTTTTGCCGTTGTTTGCCCTGCTGCTCCTGCTTGGCGCTGTCAGCGTGGTCTCGGCTGCGGATGAGCTGATCAAGGCCAGGTTCACTGTCGACAGGCACAGCGTGCGGATCGGCGAGCAAGTGAATTTCGACGCCGGCATCTCCTCGCCCGGCGAGGAACGGGAGATGTCCACCTACTACTGGCAGTTCAGCGGCATGGACCGGGTCGGGGTCGATATCCACGGCGAGCAGGTGACCCACGTGTTCAACCACACGGGCGCCTACACGGTCAGGCTGATAGTCGAGAACGATATCGGCGAGCGCGACCAGGCGGTGGCCTTTGTCGAGGTGCTGCCCGACACCGACGACGGCCTGTCGATTACGAGCAATTTCGAGGGCGGCAAGACCGGCGTATTGATGGCCTCGGAACATGATTTCTGCTTCCGGCTCGAATGGGGAGGCCAGTTCTATTTCCGGCTCGACAATTGCGCGGGTAAACCGGTCAGCCTGAAAATTATCGGCTACGGCCCGAACCGCCTGCAACTGCCGTCGGTCACACCTTACGCCCGCGACTACTCGTTCGACGAGAAATTCGTGATGATGGCCAGCACGGACTACATGGCCCCGGACTGGCAGCCGCTGGAGGATGCCCGGTATACCTACGACGAAGAGACCGCCTCGCTGGTGGTGGAGTTCACCCCGTCGGCGAATTCGGTCTACCTGGCCTGGGCGCCCGTTTATACGCCCGGCCGTCTGGAAGAGATGCTCGACCGCTGGGAGGACCGCGAGGAGGTCGAGATATCGATTATCGGCCTGTCGGTGGAGGGCCGCCCGGTTTACTCGATGATTGTCACCGGCACGGACGGCGAACTTGAGGACAAGAAGGTTATCGCGATCACCGGCAACCAGCACGCATACGAGATGGCTGCCGGCTGGGTGATCGAGGGGATCATGGAGACCCTGTTCGCCGACAACGACTCCTCGCGCGCCATGCTGGAGCAGTGCGTGTTCGTGATGGTGCCGATGGTCAATCCGGACGGGGTGTTCCGCGGCGGCTACCGTTACAACATGAACGACATCGACCTCAACCGCAACTGGAACGACGAGGCGCTCAACGACTGGGACAGCGCCCTGCCGGAGCCCGAAGTCGCCACGGCCCAGCGCTTCCTGAGAGAATGGATGGCCGACGTGGGCCGGATGGACTTCTTCTTCGACTTCCACTGCCTGACCGCGATCGCCAACAACCTGCTGATGATCCGCGCCGGTCTGGACAGCATACAGGTGGAGGTCAGGGAAGCCCAGGAAAAGTTCACCGACCTGTTCAGCAAACGCTGGCAGTGGAGACGCGGTATCGACGACGGGCTCTCCGGCGGAGCATGCGGCTGGGCGGCGGAGATGTGGGCCAGGGAGTACGGTGTGAAGAGTTTCACCCCCGAGCACTGCCTGGGCTGGATCAGGCGCGCCGGCGGCGAGCCGATGAAAGCGCGGCCGGAGTTGTGGCGCGAACTGGGCGCGGATTACGTGTGGGTGCTGCGGGAGTTTTTCCGCTCGGAGGAGTAG
- a CDS encoding carbon-nitrogen hydrolase family protein, whose amino-acid sequence MNRLRYGISVIIAAICWAFMANPSLMALEREVVISTWQGPCADGDFEANLATVREVVRLARERGSDFVVFPETFLSGYGDLETVKKGARSLDDPAVREFIAESAEHGMTVLVGIARRTGDVIWNTVLVIEGGNLLGTYDKCMLTGSDRDRMKFAPGRDVPVFESHGARFSVVICHDTSFPHPALLAKLRGAEILFTPHYNSIGPQTVDDHRKWVRNCHVGLACLMKLAVVRSNVVVTAKPDSPGYGDSFIMSPQGEIIAGAELFRTELVTAAIGPEMFKIPYVWADLDEVPDWLNEAVAEEMRKR is encoded by the coding sequence ATGAACCGTCTGAGATACGGAATATCAGTAATAATCGCCGCGATATGCTGGGCATTCATGGCAAACCCATCGCTGATGGCCCTGGAACGAGAAGTGGTGATCAGCACCTGGCAGGGACCCTGCGCCGACGGGGATTTCGAGGCCAACCTGGCCACGGTCCGCGAGGTTGTCCGGCTGGCGCGGGAACGGGGCAGCGATTTCGTCGTCTTCCCCGAAACGTTCCTCTCCGGCTACGGTGACCTGGAAACAGTGAAGAAAGGTGCGCGGAGTCTCGACGACCCGGCCGTGCGGGAATTTATCGCCGAGAGCGCCGAGCACGGGATGACCGTGCTGGTGGGGATCGCCCGGCGGACCGGCGATGTGATTTGGAACACCGTGCTGGTGATCGAGGGCGGCAACCTGCTGGGGACCTACGACAAATGCATGCTCACCGGCAGCGACCGGGACAGGATGAAATTCGCCCCGGGCCGGGACGTGCCCGTATTCGAAAGCCACGGCGCCCGGTTCTCGGTCGTGATCTGCCACGATACCTCGTTCCCCCACCCGGCGCTGCTGGCCAAGCTGCGGGGGGCCGAAATCCTGTTCACCCCCCACTACAACAGCATCGGGCCGCAGACGGTCGACGACCACCGCAAGTGGGTGCGCAACTGCCACGTGGGCCTGGCCTGCCTGATGAAACTGGCGGTGGTGCGCTCCAACGTGGTGGTCACCGCCAAGCCCGACTCCCCCGGCTACGGCGACAGTTTTATCATGAGTCCCCAGGGCGAAATAATCGCCGGAGCCGAGTTGTTCCGCACCGAGCTGGTGACCGCCGCAATCGGGCCGGAGATGTTCAAGATTCCTTACGTCTGGGCTGACCTGGACGAGGTCCCGGACTGGCTTAACGAGGCTGTTGCCGAGGAAATGAGGAAGCGGTAG